The following proteins come from a genomic window of Drosophila sulfurigaster albostrigata strain 15112-1811.04 chromosome X, ASM2355843v2, whole genome shotgun sequence:
- the LOC133847034 gene encoding nuclear transcription factor Y subunit beta-like — translation MRSLTAARTAPPAANPHSAANVYQQQQQQQQQPSSSQQQQQQQISWSTSATAYRRHHQSQTQPQQQPQQQQQQQQSSQQQQQQQQQQQQPPSPRGHHQAHYQPTALLPPPPLQSAAQQQQQQQQRSLYTPGQHYTDPAAAAAAAAAAAHHYASSAGSGPAAGHGYY, via the coding sequence ATGCGCAGTCTGACGGCAGCAAGGACGGCGCCTCCAGCAGCAAATCCTCACAGCGCAGCCAATGtctatcaacaacaacaacaacaacagcaacagccgtcgtcgtcacagcagcagcagcagcaacagattAGCTGGAGCACAAGTGCTACTGCCTATCGGCGTCATCATCAGTCGCAAacacaaccacagcagcagccacagcaacagcaacagcaacagcaatcatcacagcaacagcaacaacaacaacaacaacagcagcagccgccatCGCCACGTGGACATCATCAGGCGCATTACCAGCCAACAGctctgctgccgccgccgccgctgcagtcggcagcacaacaacagcaacaacaacagcagcgatcACTTTATACACCGGGACAACATTACACAgatccagcagcagcagcagcagcggcagccgcagcagcgcATCATTATGCAAGCAGCGCGGGCAGCGGACCAGCTGCAGGTCATGGCTACTATTAG
- the LOC133847033 gene encoding proteasome activator complex subunit 3 — MPKDTIGKVQEYKDSLITKAETLITKGFPEKIVELNELLSTPMFNERNFNEVHQDLNIPVVAPVLINHRDGDDGSTDNDHPVTKRPRKDDNISGTAVLGLPSGTVPCNKPLCDMIKVVKPIIRKLVEDSNLLKMWISFMIPKIEDGNNFGVSIQEDTLAEIQTVESEAAAFFDQISRYFLTRAKVVSKVAKYPHIDDYRRAVVELDEKEYLSLWLVVCEVRNRYSSLHDIVIKNLEKLKKPRSSNAESLY, encoded by the exons atgcCGAAAGACACAATTGGTAAGGTGCAGGAGTACAAGGACTCGCTGATCACCAAAGCGGAGACGCTCATCACAAAAGGTTTTCCTGAGAAAATCGTTGAGCTGAATGAGTTGCTCTCAACGCCCATGTTCAATGAGCGCAACTTCAACGAGGTGCATCAGGATCTCAACATTCCGGTTGTCGCTCCAGTGCTGATCAATCATCGTGACGGCGACGATGGCAGCACCGACAATGATCATCCAGTGACCAAGCGTCCACGCAAAGATGACAATATTTCGGGCACAGCTGTGTTGGGTTTGCCAAGTGGCACGGTTCCGTGCAACAAGCCGCTGTGCGACATGATCAAGGTGGTTAAGCCAATCATTCGCAAATTGGTTGAAGATT CGAACCTATTGAAAATGTGGATTTCATTCATGATACCCAAAATTGAGGACGGCAACAATTTCGGTGTCTCCATCCAGGAGGATACTCTGGCCGAGATCCAGACCGTCGAATCGGAAGCAGCAGCCTTCTTTGATCAGATATCGCGCTACTTTTTGACGCGCGCCAAGGTTGTGTCGAAGGTCGCCAAGTATCCGCACATTGATGACTACAGACGTGCCGTTGTCGAGCTGGACGAGAAGGAATACCTCAGTCTGTGGCTGGTTGTATGCGAAGTGCGAAATCGCTACTCCTCGCTGCACGATATAGTTATTAAGAATTTGGAAAAGCTGAAGAAGCCGCGCTCATCGAACGCCGAGAGCTTATACTAG
- the LOC133847032 gene encoding leucine-rich repeat-containing protein 57 — MGTNSMVSSCELSRKTTTTTTMGNKQIKQHLETAQKTGVLKISLQRLQEFPPQLKTYPNVLKTLDLSENRFENVPDELGRLTTLKHLNLSGNRLVDLNEVVGELLKLEVLLLMDNFLTRLPKSLNNCTHLKTVNLSNNQLKVFPTMLCGLKQLDVLDLSRNQITEVPAEVGTLYVTELNLNQNQISSLAEDIAACPKLKTLRLEENCLQANALTPRILKESKICNLAVDGNLFNSKQFTDLDGYDVYMERYTAVKKKMF; from the coding sequence atgggCACTAATTCGATGGTCAGTAGCTGCGAGCTAAGCAGAAAGACAACAACGACCACGACAATgggcaataaacaaataaaacagcatCTGGAGACAGCGCAAAAGACGGGTGTGCTGAAAATATCATTGCAGCGATTGCAGGAGTTCCCTCCACAACTAAAGACCTATCCAAATGTGCTGAAAACACTGGATTTGTCGGAGAATCGCTTCGAGAATGTGCCCGACGAACTCGGCCGTCTGACGACACTGAAGCACCTCAATCTCAGTGGCAATCGCCTGGTGGACTTGAACGAGGTTGTGGGTGAACTGCTGAAGCTGGAGGTGCTGCTGCTAATGGACAATTTTCTGACCAGACTACCCAAGAGCCTGAACAACTGCACCCATCTGAAGACGGTGAACCTGAGCAACAATCAGTTGAAGGTGTTCCCAACGATGCTGTGCGGTCTGAAGCAGTTGGATGTGCTGGATTTGTCGCGAAACCAAATAACCGAAGTGCCCGCAGAGGTGGGCACTCTGTATGTGACGGAGCTGAACCTCAATCAGAATCAAATATCATCGCTAGCCGAGGATATTGCGGCGTGTCCCAAGCTAAAAACGCTGCGACTCGAGGAGAATTGTTTGCAGGCAAATGCATTGACGCCGCGCATATTAAAGGAATCGAAGATCTGCAATCTGGCTGTCGATGGCAATCTGTTCAATTCAAAGCAGTTCACTGACCTCGATGGCTACGATGTCTACATGGAACGCTATACGGCAGTCAAGAAGAAGATGTTCTAG
- the LOC133847029 gene encoding probable peroxisomal acyl-coenzyme A oxidase 1, protein MGGTESECNNDLQRERNAASIRSEDFAVWWAGGREALEQQRSLERFFLDDPQFEDAEHPSFMSYKERYEHAVAKGSKFVLKLRQWRQRTGQTTTAEDGEKELPDMQVLHDLRMLMSGSLGTALFQQSFPLRLHYSMFLSTLLNQGTAEQQQEWLSRAWRLDGVIGTYAQTELGHGSYIRGLETRADYDPKSQEFVLNTPTLSAYKWWPGGLGHTANMVVVLAQLYIRGKHHGLQPFLVRIRDEQTHEPMPGIDVGDIGAKLGANAVNNGFLGFRNVRIPRTQMLMKNAQVLADGTFVKATQPLLLYGTMVFVRVMIVRDVMFGLLQAATIATRYSAVRRQSPIEPHAAEPQILDHLTQQEKVLPQVARGVCYRLAADVLWTFYQRVTSQLASKQTEAAAGRQLAELHALSCSLKAVCTLDAAEGIDVLRKSCGGHGYLASANFDSIQGLANAAVTYEGEYTVLLLQTARFLQRQYVDGLKRRVLPPSVTYLRNATRLSWSNSNLLENVARALEISATEQVRDAWQWQQTQRKHGQHTQEQATNLAGRRLISAASLHGHVYLVRNSINQLKQLQSGQLKPELLEVLQQLIELFVLDTWQRQLGAVLKWNNISGRQLQQVEQRYEQLLQQLRPNAVAVVDGFDFHDRVLGSTLGCYDGRVYERLMEHARGNPLNQESVNRSYHTHLRPLMQAKL, encoded by the exons ATGGGGGGCACAGAGTCTGAGTGCAACAATGATTTGCAACGCGAACGCAACGCGGCCTCGATACGCAGCGAAGACTTTGCCGTTTGGTGGGCAGGTGGAAGAGAGGCGCTAGAGCAGCAGCGCTCATTGGAGCGCTTTTTTCTTGATGATCCACAGTTCGAGGATGCCGAGCATCCTAGTTTCATGTCCTACAAGGAACGTTATGAACACGCTGTGGCCAAGGGCAGCAAGTTTGTGCTGAAGCTGCGTCAGTGGCGTCAACGCACTGGACAGACGACAACTGCTGAGGATGGGGAGAAGGAGCTGCCGGACATGCAGGTGCTGCATGATCTCCGCATGCTCATGTCGGGTTCGTTGGGCACGGCGCTGTTCCAGCAAAGTTTCCCACTGCGTCTGCACTACTCCATGTTCCTCAGCACGCTACTCAATCAGGGCACAgcagaacagcagcaggagtGGCTGTCGCGTGCCTGGCGTCTGGATGGCGTCATTGGCACCTATGCACAAACGGAACTCGGACATGGCAGCTACATACGCGGCCTGGAAACGCGCGCTGACTACGATCCCAAGAGCCAGGAGTTTGTGCTCAACACACCCACGTTGAGCGCTTACAAGTGGTGGCCCGGCGGCTTGGGACACACGGCCAACATGGTGGTGGTGCTGGCTCAGCTGTACATACGGGGCAAACACCATGGACTGCAGCCGTTCCTGGTGCGGATTCGTGACGAGCAGACGCACGAACCGATGCCCGGCATCGATGTGGGCGACATTGGTGCCAAGCTGGGCGCCAATGCGGTAAACAACGGCTTCCTTGGGTTCCGCAATGTGCGCATACCGCGCACTCAGATGCTTATGAAGAACGCCCAGGTGCTGGCGGATGGCACCTTCGTGAAGGCGACGCAGCCCCTTCTGCTCTATGGCACCATGGTCTTTGTGCGCGTCATGATTGTGCGCGACGTGATGTTCGGTCTCCTCCAGGCGGCGACCATAGCCACGCG TTATTCGGCTGTGCGTCGCCAGAGTCCCATTGAACCGCATGCGGCGGAGCCACAAATTCTGGATCACCTGACGCAGCAGGAGAAGGTGCTGCCACAAGTGGCGCGTGGCGTTTGCTATCGCCTGGCTGCCGATGTCCTCTGGACATTCTATCAGCGCGTCACCTCGCAGCTGGCCAGCAAGCAGACCGAAGCGGCAGCTGGACGTCAGCTGGCCGAGCTGCATGCGCTGAGCTGTTCCCTGAAAGCGGTGTGCACTCTGGACGCTGCCGAGGGCATCGATGTGCTGCGCAAATCGTGTGGCGGTCACGGTTACTTGGCGTCCGCCAACTTCGATAGCATCCAGGGACTGGCCAATGCCGCGGTCACCTACGAGGGCGAATACacggtgctgctgctgcagacgGCTCGCTTTCTGCAGCGTCAATATGTCGATGGGCTGAAGCGCAGAGTGTTGCCCCCCAGCGTGACTTATTTGCGCAATGCCACGCGCCTCAGctggagcaacagcaatctACTGGAGAATGTGGCGCGTGCTTTGGAAATTAGCGCCACGGAACAGGTGCGCGATGcctggcaatggcaacagacGCAGCGTAAGCATGGGCAGCACACACAGGAGCAGGCCACGAATCTAGCTGGACGTCGTTTGATTTCCGCCGCATCGTTGCATGGTCATGTCTACTTGGTGCGCAACAGCATCAATCAGCTGAAGCAATTGCAAAGCGGTCAACTCAAACCCGAGCTGCTCGAggtgctgcagcagctgatcGAGCTGTTTGTGCTCGACACTTGGCAGCGACAATTGGGCGCTGTGCTCAAGTGGAACAACATCAGTGGACGGCAGCTGCAACAGGTGGAGCAACGCTatgagcagctgctgcagcaactgcgTCCCAATGCCGTTGCCGTGGTGGATGGCTTCGATTTTCACGATCGTGTCCTCGGCTCCACTTTGGGCTGCTACGATGGTCGCGTCTACGAGCGCCTGATGGAGCATGCTCGGGGCAATCCGCTGAATCAGGAGTCGGTTAATCGCAGTTATCACACGCATCTGCGTCCCCTGATGCAGGCCAAGCTCTAA